The sequence below is a genomic window from Cucumis melo cultivar AY chromosome 5, USDA_Cmelo_AY_1.0, whole genome shotgun sequence.
TGAATAATTGctcttttaatattttatcaaacTGAGTATAACCATATATTAGATTCATCATTTAAGAAAATCACAGGATTAAAAAATCCCATAAGGTTTGTCAAATTTGTGCTTTGTAAGGACTAATGCACTCATCACGTAGAGGTGCGTAGGTATTTGATATCCCAGCAACTTTGGTAAGAACCTTTTCCTATACTTAGCTAGTACTAAAGTACAAGGAAAAACCACTTAAGCTTATGGAAACCGCTTGTGGGGTCGGGCTAAAGCAAGTCGGTTTGGCAGCATGGGTTGAAAAATTAGAAACCGAGAATTATTGGTTAGTTTAAGGTAGAAAAATAGGGTTGGGAAACAGAACCGATAAATAATATACAAAcgataaaaattgaaaattatagGAATCTTAAGTTGGTAACTAGACAATTCTTAGTATACGATTTCGAAGCTAAGTAGGTGCATTAAATTCTATTTTAGTTCAGATTATACATGTTGACATGTCTCTCCGTCATATTGTTTTGGTTGCACCCACATATTTGCCCAAAGAGCCAATCTGACCAAACTCATTGTCTAGGTTGTTCGGTCAACTTGGTTTAAGTTGAGTCTAGCCGTTTCAGTTCATGTGAATCTTTCTTTGATTGAGTGAGGTTccgtttcaatttttttaaaaaattgagcTAAGTCGAGCCGTTTACACCCCTAACAAGTTGAATAGAAAATGTCAATCTATCCTCAAACTTTTATGAGTGTCAAATGAGCTCTTATGGTTTGAATATCTAAAAGGCATCTAAAAAGTATACCttggtttgaatttttaatACGTTGAGTTATATAGTAGATCCACCGATTGAAAGCTTACTAATACTgaagatatatataataaaatacaaaatcaaACTCTGTTACTAAAAATACAATTAACACTACGATAATGAAACGAGAATGATTATATTTGGAGTGAATCACTGTATCAAAGCATTCCTAGACACAAACACACTTATGAATGTCATTATTAGGAAAACATTTGGCAACCAAACCAGTAAAAAGGTAAAAACCACAAACATGATGGAAGAAAAAGACTAATTTGCAATAATATCAATGAAATAGTGTTTTCAACTAATAAACAGTACTGAAGTGGTTGTGGTTGTGGTTGGATGGATCATACTTTATCAAAACCCAACTTGGAGATGAGGAATGAAGAACTTTTCCAACAGAATACTTTTGATAACTTCTATAGAAATATTGATTTGGGGATTGGATCTTAGCATCATCACATAATCTCAACCAACCAAAcgaaccaaaaacaatacagaaAGAAACAGAATGTGTCAATGTCAAAAACAATAAATGCAAAACAATTTGATCCATGTGGTGTTTCTTCTTCATAAGAATGGTTTCATCAGTCCCATTTTTCATCCTACCGATCATATTCAGTACATGGAAAAAGCAAGAACACTCATATATAATATACAATAAACTAATGCCTCTCCACCAGATAGCTTGTTTTGAgtaaaagattatatatattattaagaGTCCAAGTTGACCATTTTGACATTATTAGTTAAGTTTAAAGTCCATTATTGAGGCTGAACAGAAAGTGGGATCATCCCCCTTTGCTATAAATAAGAGGCATCATATAATAATGTACTTTAAGAAGACTAAGAAAGAATGATTTGAATCCATCTAGGATTAAGTACAATGCCGCTCCTCCTTTTTTATGTGAAAATATCTCTTTGActcctttatttatttcaaatgtcttttagatttttaaaattttcgacaaatgattttagggataattattgacaattttaccctttttACTTTGATGAGGAgatcaaaataaacttattaataggaaaatgattgaaaatgacaaaactactaaaaaaatttacaaaatagaacaaaatatCAGTTTCATTgatgataaaatctaaaattttattatattttgtcaatattttaattcattatgctatatttaaaaatacccctttttaatataaaaaaaaattcattttcatttagATAGAAAAAATGACACTTAATATGATTttatttctcattttgtttttcATGTTTATTCCATTGTTTATTTGTAAACGttcaaacaaatatataaaGTATAAAGATAAGTATATGCACTCATATACAATTGCTTCTTggtttttattatattatattcttgcaaatattctaaccaatatatgaaatataaatgTACTCATGTATCATTCGGAAGTTCAATAGAATTGTATCCATTTGACAATGAAATATAAAATCACAATAAATATCATAAATTTCATCAACGTAGTAAAAGATGTAAGAAAAATATCTACCATTGTATATAAATCACAAACGATGTTATATATAAGTACATATATCATAAAATAAGGAGTATAAGCACAAAAAACATCATTTATATAAGATAAACAACCGAATaagtatatatatgtacattTATTCATTTGTTTGTGTCCCAGAACACTTTCCAACTTCGTCTCTCCATCTCCCCATCTTCCTCTTATACAGAATTCATGATTTTGGTTGCATGAACGACCAATAAAAGCACGACGTAAGAATCTGCATCTCATGCCCCACGTTGGAAGCTTCATCTTACGCTACACCATTCATTTGCAACCTCCGGCCAAGGAGAAAAAGATagggaggaggaagaagaaagaataggaaggagagaaggaagaagaaacaataggattttaaagtttttttctACATTATAATGTAACATCAATAGGCACGAAGCCCTATAATTGTGCATAGGAGAGACAATCAAAAATCAAAACAGTAggtttttcttatttatttatatatttatttatggaGGGAAAATAGTCACTCGCATTAGTGAAAGAACATTGCACCCTCCCGACCCTACGACACAACATTTAGGTACCAAAAAAACTTGTAAAAAATTAATTCTTAGACAGGTGATCATCGTGAATTGAATCCATAATCTATAGCTACTAAGCCAAACCACATGATGGTTTAAAGACACCTATGATTTTTATTAGTTGGGCCACTTCAAATGTTGGTCAGAACGGAAAGTGTACATTTTAAGATGAAATTGTTAAAAGAATCATgcagataatttttttttcaatctctaTTAAAAGAAATCGAAGAGCAAATTTTCAGGATCTTTTTGTAAACCTTCAAAGTATATTTGTTGGAGTGTGCAAACCAAAGAGATTGATGCTCTTGGActgcaccaagtctaaaaccgagtggttttttttttttctttccaacaTTCCTCATTAATCTACTTGTCATAACACAACATATCGTTATACTTTGAGTAAAAGAACCTTTAAGCATTATTTCCCAATTGTTCAATGGTCTTTAGTCATCATTAAGCCTAATATGCCTTCGCCTTGTGTTCTCAATTCCATACCTTTGATCCACAATCATCTCCTGGCCTTAGTTCACATGTTCTTGCCTACAAGTTACTTAGCACTCAAAGGTTGTATATTTAGTGTCAGCCAAGTTGTTTGATAAGATTaatcaatttaatatttaagAGGGTATTTAGGACATTGAGTTTATTATAGTTAGTGGTTATAATATTTTGTATTCGGGTACATATTATTTTAATCTAGATAGAAAATAGCAAACACTattaacaaaaagaaatttcaaatggtattattataattaattgtATGTTATATATAGTGGTAAACACCACCATTAGATTAGGAACCTCAAACATAGTCCATCCCACCTTCAACTAAGGGCGAACACTCACGGACATAAATGAGAAAAAAGGGTATAGATCTCACTCACTACTAAGAAAATACCCAACAAGAAATATATAAAACAGAAACCAACaaagtaagagagagagagagagagagagagagggagtcACATGCATGATTTGGCTGGTTTAAGATGCTCCGAGTCTTTCTTTCTCCGAAAGTTTGTTAGAAGCCATGCACATGGTCCCCAAGAGACACTGCTCACTTCGTGTtctgttttcttgatctttttCTGTTTCATATGCAAGACTTTTACAATAATAGAcatagaaagagagagagagagagctgCATAAagtgaaaaacaaaaaaagaaaaaaaaagtcatcGAGTAAAATTTTAGAGCTACTCACTACCTTGTCTGCTGGTGAATCTCGTGGGGCTTCACAATATTCAATTTTGTCTTGCCTTTGGACCACTCTCGATCTGCCATCTGGTTCTTCTCTTTTGTTCATTATTTAGTTTATCATATTCATCACCTTTTTTTCCAAACCCTTACAATAACATAATTCAACAACAAAAATTGAGACAATGCTTTACTTTCTTCCTCTATTTATATCCCTTCATCTTCCTTCAAATTATAATAcaaactctctctctctttttctctcccTCTCATTTTGCCGTGAATCACCAGCAGTTGAAGCTGCCAGCATGATCTAAACTTCTTCTTGCTCTTCACTCAAGCCAAGGAAAGATCAGATCATATGGTAGCTTCACCTTTTGATGGTATCACGAGAAAATTTAACTAAACCCCTCATTCCAatattcctcttcttctttctatCATTGAAGCCTAACCCACATTTTATTTTCTCATTCCAACCCTACCAAATGACTCCTTGGCTGCAAAGCTTCAATTTTACTAGTTTTAACCACTACCTCATTACTTCTTCCTTGCAGAGTTCAATTTATTTTAGCAAATTCTTCTACATTAATTAACCATTTATGGGCAAACActtttcacttctttttttcatttttttatcaaCTTATCTCACAGGATCCATACAACATTTGGATACCATGATATGATGTTAAATCTTCAGTAAACTGAAGCTCTCTTTTAATTACTTCTAGTTGTGTTTCATCCAAATCACCTTAACTACTTCCTATATAGGAAAAAAGACACTTTTTCTCTCCCTCTTGTCTTGCAGGTTAGCTTAATTTGATCGGGTCATGGACagtaatatacatatatctagaAAGGGTTTGTGGGAGAGATCAACGGAGATTCTTGAGGTTTGACTAGCAATGGGGGTAGGAAGCAATCTGCACTTGCAAATCCAAGTGGAATAAATGCTTGGCTCTCTGCTATGGGAATCTCTCGACTGATGTTACTGTTAGGGTTTTGAGTGACAGAATTTCTCTTATCCAAAGAGGTTTTGGTGCTTTTGAGATCTTGTTCTCTATGCTTATTGCTTTGAAGTTCTACAcaccttttatttattatttttttctaaaatatgaTACATACATACGAAATTTTTAAATCGAATTGGAATCAAGAATTCggttcattaatttattttcaagaAATTGGAGGCATTATTATTCCACATTTTATCTATCATCTAAAAAGTTGAAAGCCCCTGAGGGATGGTGATTCGAATACTTTATACTAATGggttatttttgttttattcgGTGGAAGCACTAGATAAATATAAATGAATACTGTTTCCATGTTGTTGGGGGGATTTTATATTCCATTATTCCCAAACATGAACAGTTGTGAATGTTTGCAATTTTAGGCTTTGTCTGAATGAAGGACTCGAGAAAACCTATGTTCCACTTTTGAACAGTATACAGCTATAATTGTTGGGTTGGCCTCCTACCATAGCATTTTCAGTCTTGCTTTAATAAGGGCAACTCACCTTTTCATCCCATTtcctccattttttttttcttctcagtTTTAGTCTTAATCATGTTTGATTAtctgcaaaaaagaaaaataaattcaaaggGGATGAAATCTATCCCCCTAAGAGACAAGGAAAGTAATCCAAAATTACATGTTAACTTTGCAGTTCAAAGTTGAATTTATGTTTGATAACAGCGTATGAATTTATTACTTCCACAGGTCGGTAAACTTAGGCCAATGAAACCTATTTATTGTATTGGGATTTAAATTTTACAAAGTGTGAACCTATAATGCAGCATAAATCCAGTTttctataattctttttttgtatatatacaAACAACTACTTTTGTCGAGAAAAAACACAAAAGAATACAAGGACGTACAAAACAAATCAAGCCCACAAGGCCCCTAAGACCCTAGAGAAAAGGATTCCGACTAAGTAAAATATTGTCTagagaataattacaaaaaatcTTTGAAATCAAAGTTAAAGAGAAAGATGAAACCTCAAGGACCAAACCACACTAGGGTCTCTCTCCACATCACGAAACTTGACAGAAGTCATTCCACACATATCTTACGTACTGACACTTCTAGAGAAGGTGGTCCAGATTTTCCCTGCTTTTTCCCTAAAAGAATACAGCACCAAGGGCCTAATAACAGAGACATCTTTCTCAAAAGCCCATCCGTTGTGTTCACACGCCCAAGCAAAACTtgccagaaaaaaaaaactttttttggAATCTCATCCTCCATAAAACATCAAAGACCAACTCAACAACAAAAGAGAGATCGAGTAACAACCAAAAGAAAGACAAATAATTCATCTATGGTACAATCCAAACATGTATTGTGCCAATCTAGGTTTCTTCTTGATCTCAAAATTCATAGTCTTAAGCTCATTAAACCGGtgctaattaattaaaaaaacatcaATAAACTACTGATACAAACCTACCCAAATCAACTAACTAATGACAAACTATTATTCTAATTAATTGTCAACTAATTCCCTTCACCACTCGTCGTGATGTGCACTCCGTCTGTAAAAGGAATGGTCCTTCAGTTGAGTGTAAAACTCAAAATAACAAAGCTTCTATGCCTAGTGGGAGTGGTTGAACCCAGTCTCAGTTTCCTTGAAGATCGTTCCAAATCCAAAGTGGTAACGAGACAACCTTCCAAATTAATGCAACAAATTCCATTCAAATTCTTAAactttattataatttttccaTTAATTTTCAGCAAACAAATCAACTAACTAACCAGGTTGAATACAGCTTGACAAATCAGAATATATACCTTCAATCAAGACAAACATCTGAATCCTCTCATCCTCACATTTGTCGAAGAAAAAAACCTCACAAACAACGACAGAGTTGGTTTTCATAGTGGCGTTCAAATGGTTTGTTTAATAGGGACTAAAGTCCTTGAAACTATCAAAATCGACAGAATCCAGATGGGGAGGTCTGAATTGACTCAAGTCTTAGGAGAATGTTTCATGGTATTTGAGTGTTCATAGGAGGATTTGTCTCTCTGAATCTTAAGTGTAATGTTTCTTTCTCAATGATTGTTCACGAGGAGCCTTTGATTTTGGGCATTTCTTTTCATACAGCACATTTCCGTTCTAAACTCAAAAGTTTGGTCTTTCattaaaaggagaaaaagaagggaaaaaatcCACTTCATATTTAGATAACAAGCACATTCTTTTCCCACAAAATTGTGCCTAGACTATTgtctttttacaaatatatcTCGTTTACTTAGCATCTTCATACATATATCTGGTAACTTCAGATATATCATGGAAATGAATTTCTATTTCCCagaatttcaaccaatctgcaATAAAATCTACAATTACCTAAATCGACTATGGTACTTACTGGGTTATTCAAGCAAACCATTTTCATCACTCGCACTATAGTCACACTGATTTAATCACAGCTGCCACAAAGGATCAGAACCAAATTATGCATTGAGAAGCTGCTCTAATTGGGCTGCTTGGTTCATCATTCTTGAAATGACGATTGACGAAAAACAGGGGTTCAGTGTACCTCAGCTTAGCCAAGCCCATTTGGTAACcattagtttttttcttttttttttcttaaacacTCGTTTCCCCCTCAGTTTTTTGCTTTGATATCTACTTTTACCGATGTTTTAAAAAACCAAGTCAAATTCtgaaaactaaaaaacataATACTTAGATTCCGTTCGAAAACCATTTTGTTTTCATGTCTTAAGATGATTTGCATCTTTCTTAAATACAATGATTGAATTCTTAGCCaaattccaaaaataaaaacaagtttttgaaagctattttttagttttaaaaatttaacTTGGTTTTTAAATTATTGGATAGTAGATAACAAAAGGAAGAAAGTTAGAGGTGAAAGCAGTGTTTTTAGGCttaatattaaaagaaaaaaatgattacCAAACAAGGTCTTAAGTACTTGTTTTTGTTATTGAAATTTGCCTAAAAATTTAACTCACCTAAGAAAGATGAAAATCGTGAAAAGAAATTGAGAGAAACAGGGCTTAATTTTCAGGGGGAAAAGTGCACACACATTACCAAATCGGACCTTATTTATAAAGATTTCAGCTCGAAGGATTGGTTTTCAAGTAGCGCGGAGCCAGCACAAGATAAAAAAGCCTAGTTCAAGGTGTTAGGCTTGAACATTAATTTTGATTCACGCGATCCAATCCAACACCTcggttattttaatataaattcgAAAGAAAATAGTATGGCAGAAACTGAAAACTCATGATTCCTACTGTGATAAATACTACTGAAAACATTCAAGTTATTAGGCCAGGTAAACTCAatctttcatatttttattttaacaaattaaCATGTAATCATGATGGGCATAGGCTGCTTTGATCAGTTAATCTTGATCCTACTCAATGAACTACATTAGGTTGAGGACATCAAAAGCCACGAAGAAATGGGAAACCCATACTAAGGAAAACAAAATATTCCAATAGAAGAAGACTTCTAATCCATCGTATTCAATAGATGTTCTTTCCAAGTACAGACTGGCTTTTTATATAGCCTTATAAATAAATGGGAAGAAAAAACTGTAGAATTCCAAGGAAACTTActtaacaaattaattaaagtagTATACAAAATAAATTTGACTAAACATAAGATAGTATATCAACTAAGCAAATTTGCAATTTAAACAGAACTATAATATTTTTCCCTACAAAATATACACTTAACCAACTAGAAGTAAATGTTTGTGAACCATGGAATTACCAAGAAACTGACCCGGATTTGTGGTACCGGAACAAGTATGGCCGTCCGAACAGATATTTCCAATTATAAAGTACAAGCAAGGAACTTGCCTGTACATGAACACATAGAACATTCAATTATATTGTTTTCAATAATCAATACTATACCAGTTGACAGATGCATCAAAATCTTCAATACGTGGTTCTACTATCATGAAATTAGAGTCAAACCACAATGTGATTTATCAAGAAACTTTGTTTGCATTAAATGCTATTCTATTTGAACTAATCAACTAAAGAATTGGACAATATACCTCTAAATTCTCCATCTTCGTTTGTAACTTTGAACCAATACTTACTCGTTCACTGATCAGGCCCTTCGAAAAATTCCGAATCACCATCACCAAGACCAATTCcaggaaaaaaaaacttagttgTCTAGAATAATTCAGTAGATAGGTAATTCGTCTCCCCAAGACCAACTCCAGAAAGATTTCTTCTAATGTCAATTAAAGGGATAACAAAATCTTTATTAGCATTTGAAGCCCAACAAACCCACATCTCCGCTTACTTCTCTGTTAAcgtccccccccccccccccccccccctcacaATTCTAGCTTCCATAAATGGTTTATAACACTTCTCCTTCGCAAAACCAACACACTTCTCCTTAGCGGCAGCCAAACAAGCCTCCATTTCTAGCTCTTCGCACTGCTCCCTCTCCTTCAAATCCAACCCTTTCTTCGACCGAAACAAAAATCCCCACCAGGGCGGCTTGCACTTGTTGGAAGCAGTTATTGAGCAACCGATTCTGGCCCCGGCCTCGCATTGTTCGATAATCTTCGACTCGCATGCTTTGAAAGCAGATTCCCAAGCTTGGCGATCCTTAAATGCAAGCAAGTATGGACCTGCAGAGGGATTTTCAGATTGACTAGCTCGAACGGGGCCGCGAAGAAGAGGAATTGGGCGTTGGAAGGTGATAATTGTGGAAGAGGCTGAGTATTCGTGGGGATTATGAGGTTGCGAGGGCTCCATCGTCGGAGAGTTCACGAAGCTCATCGTCACCGTCGACGTTGTGAAAACGAAAAGagaaatattataataatattattaaaataaacataatatatatatatatatatatatatatatatatatataaaataaaataacaaaatatatataaatatgcaaat
It includes:
- the LOC103504242 gene encoding uncharacterized protein LOC103504242 is translated as MSFVNSPTMEPSQPHNPHEYSASSTIITFQRPIPLLRGPVRASQSENPSAGPYLLAFKDRQAWESAFKACESKIIEQCEAGARIGCSITASNKCKPPWWGFLFRSKKGLDLKEREQCEELEMEACLAAAKEKCVGFAKEKCYKPFMEARIVRGGGGGGGTLTEK